The following proteins are encoded in a genomic region of Prosthecobacter sp. SYSU 5D2:
- a CDS encoding carboxymuconolactone decarboxylase family protein — protein MSQIDALRDLLPEAAKDLRLNLQAVLRPENLTSDQAWGIALTSAYFMNHTALRDAVLADGQAAGLGEAVIDDAKAAASIMGMNTVYYRFRHLVEKESYTTMPARLRMLRMGQPKTDKATFELMSMACAALAGCGMCLQAHEATLTQHGVSEAAIHDSVRIAAVMQGTAVGLGIGV, from the coding sequence ATGTCCCAAATTGATGCTCTTCGTGATCTGTTGCCTGAGGCGGCCAAAGATCTGCGGCTGAATCTGCAGGCAGTGCTGCGGCCGGAAAATCTGACCTCTGACCAGGCATGGGGCATTGCGCTCACGTCTGCCTACTTTATGAACCATACGGCGCTGCGAGATGCGGTGCTGGCGGATGGGCAGGCAGCCGGGCTGGGCGAGGCAGTCATTGATGATGCCAAGGCGGCGGCCTCTATCATGGGCATGAACACGGTGTATTACCGGTTCCGCCATCTGGTGGAAAAGGAAAGCTATACGACGATGCCGGCCCGCCTGCGCATGCTGCGGATGGGCCAGCCGAAGACGGACAAGGCGACCTTTGAACTGATGTCCATGGCCTGCGCAGCCCTGGCCGGGTGCGGCATGTGCCTCCAGGCCCATGAGGCGACTCTGACCCAGCATGGGGTGAGCGAGGCGGCGATCCATGATTCCGTACGGATCGCAGCGGTGATGCAGGGTACGGCGGTGGGGCTGGGGATTGGGGTGTAG